A region of Vitis riparia cultivar Riparia Gloire de Montpellier isolate 1030 chromosome 1, EGFV_Vit.rip_1.0, whole genome shotgun sequence DNA encodes the following proteins:
- the LOC117922709 gene encoding LOB domain-containing protein 42-like, producing MRTSCNGCRVLRKACSQDCIIKPCLEWIKNPDFQANATLFLAKFYGRAGLINLINAGPQQLRPAIFRSLLWEACGRVVNPIYGSVGLLWSGDWNRCLDAVDAVLRGVPIARKPSEATSSSPSDHPVKAYDIRHVSKDFKFPTTENLNRVTAPTPKPFKRSSKSKPKPQASLVFDFATKPAADQSDKFCDVRLPWPSSHEFNQTPSHGPSLGYHLEWLTKLDRESDKSKVKLELTLGSGTNF from the exons ATGAGAACAAGCTGCAATGGGTGTAGGGTTCTTCGCAAGGCATGTAGCCAAGACTGCATCATCAAACCTTGCCTTGAGTGGATCAAAAATCCTGATTTCCAAGCCAATGCTACTCTCTTCCTTGCCAAATTCTATGGCCGTGCAGGTCTCATAAACCTCATCAATGCCGGACCCCAACAACTTCGCCCCG CCATATTCAGATCGCTGCTTTGGGAAGCTTGTGGACGGGTAGTGAATCCAATATATGGGTCCGTCGGATTGCTCTGGTCCGGTGACTGGAACCGCTGCCTCGATGCCGTGGATGCAGTGCTCAGAGGTGTTCCCATCGCCAGAAAACCATCTGAAGCTACCTCCAGCAGCCCGAGCGACCATCCTGTAAAGGCCTATGACATACGTCATGTCTCTAAGGATTTCAAATTCCCTACTACTGAAAACCTCAATAGAGTCACAGCCCCAACCCCAAAACCGTTCAAGCGTTCTTCTAAGTCCAAGCCAAAACCTCAAGCCAGCTTGGTTTTCGACTTTGCAACCAAACCAGCCGCAGATCAGTCTGATAAGTTTTGTGACGTTAGATTGCCGTGGCCTAGCTCACACGAGTTCAATCAAACGCCGAGTCACGGACCGTCGTTAGGTTATCACCTAGAATGGCTTACAAAATTAGATAGGGAAAGTGATAAGAGCAAAGTAAAGTTGGAACTGACTCTTGGTTCTGGGACCAACTTTTAG